From the genome of Candidatus Competibacteraceae bacterium:
CCAATGGGGCGCGCGCTGGTGGCCGGCGACCACCGCCTTCGGCTGTGTGCTGCTGATGTTCTGGGGGGGGCGTCGCCTGTTCGGCGAGGAGGTCGGTTTGACGGCGGCGGCGGCGCTGGGAGGATGTACCGGGTTCGTCATCAATGCCCATATCAACACCCTGGATGCGGGTCTGGCCGCATTTCTCACTGTCAGCCTGCTCGGTTTTCTGCTTGCCCAGCGTCCCGGCGCAACGCCGGTGGAGAATCGCAACTGGATGCTGGTCGTCTGGGCGGCGATGGGGCTGGGCGTGCTCAGCAAGGGCCTGATCGGCGTCGTGCTGCCCGGCGCGGTGCTGGCGATCTACATTCTGATTGAGCGCGACTGGCGATTGCTGACCCGCCTGCATATTGGGAAGGGTCTGGTGGTGCTGCTATTGATCACCGTCCCCTGGTTCGTCGCCGTGTCGCTGGCCAACGATGAATTCGCCCGCTTCTTTTTCATTCACGAACACTTCGCGCGCTTTTTGACCAAGGTGCATCGGCGAGAGGGCGCCTGGTGGTACTTCGTCCCCATCCTGCTGTTCGGGGCGATGCCTTGGCTGCCGTTCATCGCGGTTCGGCTCCGCGACGGCTGGCGACACGAGGGGGAATTGGGAACGCTGCAACCACGGCGGTTGTTGTTGATCTGGGCCGCATTCATTTTTCTGTTCTTCAGCGTGTCGGGCTCCAAGCTGCCATCCTACATTTTGCCGGCATTCCCCGCGCTGGCGCTGTTCGCGGCGGTGGAGATGCAGCGGATGGCGCCAGCAACGCTCAGCCGCCTCGCGTGGGGAATGGCGGCGACCGGCGGTGTGCTGCTGTTGGTGGTCCTGATGGGCGGCGAACGGATCGCCCGCATATTTTCGAAGGAATCGTCGCCGTTTGAGATCGTGCGCAACATCGTGCCCTGGATCGGAGCTTCGGTTTTCGCCTTCACCATCGGCGCGGTAGCAGCGGCCTGGTTGTTTCGCCGCCACGTCCGGTCGGCCGGCATCGTCGCGCTGGCGTTTGGCAGCCTCGGTGCCGGCATCCTGGCGCTGGACGGTTACGACGAACTGTCCCGCCTCTCGTCTTCGTATCACATCGTTCGCGAGATCGAAGCGAGGCAAGGGCCGCTTGACCGGACTTTTCCCTTCTACAGCGTTCAAATGTATGATCAGACCCTGCCGTTTTATCTGAAACGGCCGCTTACCCTGGTGCAGTACATTGACGAGTTCGCCCTGGGCCTGGATGCGGAACCCGACAAGGGAATTCGGCGGGTCGAGGACTGGAAAAAGCGCTGGGTGGCGCTGGAGCAGGGTTACGCCATCCTCTCTTCGAGCAATTACCAGCAGATCGCCGCCGAGGGCTTGCCCATGCGAGTGCTGGCCCGCGATCCGCGTCGGGTTATCGTGAGCCGCCGATGAGCACCGCCAGCTTCGGGCTGATTTTGACCGGCGTGTTGCTCAACGCCATCGCGCAACTGTTGCTCAAGGCCGGCGCCAACACGCTCGGGGTGATCACGCCCACCGCCGCCAATGCCTTGCCGCTGGCCGGCGCGATTGCCACCAACCCGCATTTCCTCGGGGGCTTCGCCTGCTACGGGATCAGCGTCCTGGTCTGGATTCTGGCGCTGTCGCGGGTACCGGTCAGCATCGCTTACCCAATGCTGTCCATCGGTTACGTCGTCAACGCCCTCGCCGCCTGGTACTTGTTCGGCGAGGCGCTTACCGGTGGGCGCGGGTTGGGCATCGCTTTCATCATCATCGGCGTTTATCTACTTGTGAGATCCTGAATGGCATCGCTTCCACCCTTCACCCCCAACCTCTCTCCCGCAAAGGGGGAGGGGAGAATGCTTCCCTATCTGCCTTTCGCCCGGCCGACGCTGGACGAGGACACCATCGCCGGCGTGGTCGAAGTGCTGCGCTCCGGCTGGATCACCACCGGCCCGCAGCTTAAAAAATTCGAGGCGGCGCTGTCGGATTATCTGGGTGGCCGGCCGGTGCGCGTGCTCAACTCCGCCACCGCCGCGCTGGAAGTCGCCCTGCAATTGTGCGGTATCGGTCCCGGCGATGAAGTGATCACCCCGTCGCAGACGTTTTTCGCCGCACCCAACATGATCGCCAAAGTCGGCGCGACGCCGGTTTTTGTGGATGTCGAACTGATCAGCCGCAACCTCGATTTCGATGCGGTCGAGCGCGCCATCACCCCACGCACCAGGGCGATCATGCCGACCCATTTCGCGGGGTTGCCGGTGGACATGGACCGCCTGTACGCGCTGGCGGAGCGGCACGGATTGCGGGTGATCGAGGATGCGGCGCTGGCCATCGGATCGAGCTGGCGCGGCCGGCGGATCGGCGGGTTCGGCGATCTCACGGTATTCAGCTTCCATCCCAACAAGAACATGACCGCAATCGAGGGCGGGGCGCTGGTGCTGAACGACGAAGCGGAAGCGCGCGAGGTGGAAGCGCTGCGTTTCCACGGCATCACCCGCTGGCCGGATGGCACCCGCGATGTAACTTTCCCCGGCGGCAAGTTCAATCTGCCCGATGTCAACGCGCGGATCGGTCTGGGTCAGCTCGCCCGGCTGGAAGAGTTCAACGCCCGCCGCCGCGAACGGGTGGCTGATTATTTCCAGATGCTGCGCACCGATCCCCCCTGTCTGTTGCCGCATCCGGGTTATCCGGGCGACGAAGCCGGGCACAGTTGGAACATGTTCGCGCCGCTATTGCCGCTGGACCGGCTGTGCATCGATCGCCAGCAGTTTCGCGCGGCTTTGGAGGCGCGCGGCATCGGGACGGGCATCTCCTACGAAGCGGCGCATCTCACCACGCTGTTCCGCCGCCGTGGCCATCGCGAAGGGGAATTGCCGAATACCGAGCGAATCGCCCGCGAAACGGTGACGCTGCCACTGTTTCCGGCCATGACCCGCGCCGATGTGGAACGGGTTTGCGCGGCGGTCGCCGAAGTGCTGGCGGAGGCGAGGATTTGAAATGAGCGCGCCACGGCTTTCCGTCATCATTCCGGTCTACAACGAGCAGGAGACCCTGCCGGCGTTGTTCGCCCGGCTTTACCCGGCGCTGGACGCGCTGAACGTGTCCTACGAGGTGCTGTTCGTCAACGACGGCAGCCGCGACCGCTCGGCGGCGCTGCTGAAGGATCAGTTTCTGGCTCGACCGGACGTGACGCGGGTCATTCTGTTCACCGCCAACTGCGGTCAGCACATGGCGATCATGGCCGGCTTCGAATATTGCCGGGGCGAACGGGTGGTCACCCTGGACGCCGACTTGCAGAACCCGCCGGAGGAAATCGGCAAGCTGCTGGCGGCGATGGATCGGGGCCACGACTATGTGGGCAGTATCCGGGCAAAACGCGAGGACAGCCTGTGGCGGCATGTTGCCTCGCGGCTGATGAACCGGGTACGCGAGCGGATCACCAAAATCCGCATGACCGATCAGGGCTGCATGTTGCGCGCCTACAGCCGCGATATCGTCACAGCCATCGTGTCCACTCGCGAGGTGAGCACCTACATCCCGGCGCTGGCCTACACCTTCGCGGCCAACCCGACCGAGGTCACGGTGGCCCACGCCGAGCGCGCCGCCGGCGAGTCGAAGTATTCGCTGTACCAGCTGATCCGATTGAACTTTGATCTGGTGACGGGTTTCTCGCTGGTGCCCTTGCAGATGTTCTCGCTGGCCGGAGTCGCGCTGTCGTTGGCGGCGGTTGCCTTCGGAGTGTACCTGGCCATTCGCCGGCTGATTGTCGGCCCGGAAGCGGAGGGGGTGTTCACCCTGTTCGACATCAATTTCCTGCTGATGGGTATCCTGCTGTTCGGCATCGGGTTACTGGGCGAGTACATTGGCCGGATCTACCAGCAGGTGCGCGAGCGTCCGCGCTTCACCATCCAGGGGATTCTGGAACGGCGCGAGGAGGGAGAATGAATCGATGACCCGCGCTGTCGTGTTCGCCTATCACAATGTCGGAGTGCGCTGCC
Proteins encoded in this window:
- a CDS encoding glycosyltransferase family 39 protein produces the protein MDSHSLKSPGFSRWLLLGLLLIFTLIWFSNLEYRKLANPDEGRYAEIPREMVLSGDWVTPRLNDLKYFEKPPLQYWATAAAFRVFGDSQWGARWWPATTAFGCVLLMFWGGRRLFGEEVGLTAAAALGGCTGFVINAHINTLDAGLAAFLTVSLLGFLLAQRPGATPVENRNWMLVVWAAMGLGVLSKGLIGVVLPGAVLAIYILIERDWRLLTRLHIGKGLVVLLLITVPWFVAVSLANDEFARFFFIHEHFARFLTKVHRREGAWWYFVPILLFGAMPWLPFIAVRLRDGWRHEGELGTLQPRRLLLIWAAFIFLFFSVSGSKLPSYILPAFPALALFAAVEMQRMAPATLSRLAWGMAATGGVLLLVVLMGGERIARIFSKESSPFEIVRNIVPWIGASVFAFTIGAVAAAWLFRRHVRSAGIVALAFGSLGAGILALDGYDELSRLSSSYHIVREIEARQGPLDRTFPFYSVQMYDQTLPFYLKRPLTLVQYIDEFALGLDAEPDKGIRRVEDWKKRWVALEQGYAILSSSNYQQIAAEGLPMRVLARDPRRVIVSRR
- a CDS encoding EamA family transporter, producing MSTASFGLILTGVLLNAIAQLLLKAGANTLGVITPTAANALPLAGAIATNPHFLGGFACYGISVLVWILALSRVPVSIAYPMLSIGYVVNALAAWYLFGEALTGGRGLGIAFIIIGVYLLVRS
- a CDS encoding DegT/DnrJ/EryC1/StrS aminotransferase family protein, with amino-acid sequence MLPYLPFARPTLDEDTIAGVVEVLRSGWITTGPQLKKFEAALSDYLGGRPVRVLNSATAALEVALQLCGIGPGDEVITPSQTFFAAPNMIAKVGATPVFVDVELISRNLDFDAVERAITPRTRAIMPTHFAGLPVDMDRLYALAERHGLRVIEDAALAIGSSWRGRRIGGFGDLTVFSFHPNKNMTAIEGGALVLNDEAEAREVEALRFHGITRWPDGTRDVTFPGGKFNLPDVNARIGLGQLARLEEFNARRRERVADYFQMLRTDPPCLLPHPGYPGDEAGHSWNMFAPLLPLDRLCIDRQQFRAALEARGIGTGISYEAAHLTTLFRRRGHREGELPNTERIARETVTLPLFPAMTRADVERVCAAVAEVLAEARI
- a CDS encoding glycosyltransferase, translating into MSAPRLSVIIPVYNEQETLPALFARLYPALDALNVSYEVLFVNDGSRDRSAALLKDQFLARPDVTRVILFTANCGQHMAIMAGFEYCRGERVVTLDADLQNPPEEIGKLLAAMDRGHDYVGSIRAKREDSLWRHVASRLMNRVRERITKIRMTDQGCMLRAYSRDIVTAIVSTREVSTYIPALAYTFAANPTEVTVAHAERAAGESKYSLYQLIRLNFDLVTGFSLVPLQMFSLAGVALSLAAVAFGVYLAIRRLIVGPEAEGVFTLFDINFLLMGILLFGIGLLGEYIGRIYQQVRERPRFTIQGILERREEGE